aaaatagtaGTAGTTatgtttttctgcaattttcaaGAGCTCAAAATAAAAGCGAAAACATTAATACTAATTCtaaattggcggccgccgtagccgaatgggttggtgcgtgattaccattcggaattcacagagaggtcgttggttcgaatctcggtgaaagcaaaattaataaaaacatttttctaatagcggtcacccctcggcacgcaatggcaaacctccgagtgtatttctgccatgaaaaagctcctcataaaaatatctgccgttcggagtcggcttgtaactgtaggtccctccctttgtggaacaacatcaagacgcacaccacaaataggaggaggagctcggccaaacacctaaccgaagtgtacgcgccaattattattttttttttaattctaaattaattttaataactccttaaatttaatttaattattgctGCTCAGGCTTTCATGCCAcactttaatattaatttaaattaatttttttaaaaacccttAAACTCCAAGAAACGTTTATTTGTATACtttcttcaactttttaatccgaatatttcttattaaatttacgAAACTAccagaatataaatttttcttcttacaaaaaatttttttttaaattacttttatttttattttttttaaatttgttttatataatatatttgtaaactttctcaaaaagttttaaaaacataTCTTTTCTGAACTAGTCCTTGATTGGGAAATTTACAACTAGTCCCATACCTTCCCTTTTTGAGCTACCAACATGGAACTAGTTCCACAACTCTCACTTTTCCAGGTTCTTATTCTGCTATTTAGGACGTTTCCCATAGGTGTCAGTTTGGGTTCAACTAGTTGTTGATTGGGAAACTTACAACCAGTCCCACAACTCCCTGTTTTCCATAGTTCTTTTAACTACTCCTAGTTTCTGCAAATtaggaaaaatgtgaaaaaaaagaattttctaaataaataagaatgtgaaaaatatatattttagattAGTAATaccataaaaagaaatattaaaataatagtagctttatttttcttgaattttcaggagctcaaaattttttaaaattaaattaagtgttaaattaagttaaatttttaaaactccaaaaatttcggaaaacatttatattaacagtttcttaaactttttaaaaactcaTCCTTTCTCcgaatatttcttattaaattttccaaaatacaaGAATCTATCTTTTTCTTCTTACttaaaatttccttaaaataaataaattaaataaaaatatgttttcttattttttaatattttttaaaattcctgaaaatgtttgaaaaattgtaaatgcaCATCTTCTCTGAACCAGCCCTTGATGGGCAAATTGACAACTTGCCCTAAAACTCTggcttttctttagttttttcaaCTAGCTCTTGATTCGGCCAAATGGAACTAGTCTCAgaactttcaatttttcaacgtTTAACTCTGCAAATTAGGACTGGTCCCATAAGTGTCCTTTCTCATTGGTTTTTGAACTAGTTGTTGAAAATGCATTGCTCGCTTTAAATACAGGTTTTACTTACTGTAGCACAGCTCTCCTGCTTGCAAGTTCATATGCGCCACAGTCCCTAGGGGTTTCGCTGTATCCGGCGTTCCATATTATCATACATAGGTGACGCACTTCACAGCTATCTCTTGCAAGGAGCTCCTGCGCTCGATAGCCACTTCGAGGATTTACCATTCAAATGCTGAACTTTAAAAACAGACAGACTGCCGGAGTAAATTTAAAGATATGTTGGGTTGAGATGAGGGCATAGCTGAGCTAGAGATCTACCCTTCTTATTGCTGTTAACTCAGCTAGAAAGAAGCTGTAAGCTGGGCCGGAAGTCGTAGGCTTtcatattttaactaaaaactCTTTTAATCTTCTAATCTAGAGCTCATCGTCGAGCTTGGAGCTATCGATGAAGGCAGCAGTAGACTTAGATTGCATGCTCGTGAGACTTTGATTCAGTGATGGTTCTTTTGAACTTAGCCCATTTACTCAGCCGGTTCTTAGTTTGGTGCTAAATGTAAGAGTGAGAGTGGAATTTGAGCGCAACACCTCAAGAGTGGAATTTCGATATAAGATCTTAACATTTTCTCATTTATTCCTCGCAtggttttgtatgaaaaatgtgTTGTTATTAAATAGAGAAAAACGCAGTGTAGTCCATTCTTCTAATTTTTCGGGAGTGATCACTAATGGTATTCAGAATTTTCATTTACCCCAATTTCGAGCCATTCCAGCGCTAGATTGCACTGAGTGTTAAATGAGGAAAATTAATTTGGACGTGTTttcatatacatttgtatgtgtgcgcaCAAATTTTTATGGGAGCACAAGTATTTATTCCACTTTTTGGCACGCTCTGTCACCATTGATTTCTAGCTGTGTTGCACAATTTATCACAAGTGATGTGCATAAGCGGTGAGGATTTATGGCATACCGAAGTGTTCACATACAAATGGGTGCTTAAAGGCTTTGGGCGTAccggcacacacacatacccaccAACACTCACACAAGCATAGCACAAATGAAATCATGTAAAGCACATGAGGGGTATTCCATATAAGAGTAAGCATTTGAGTAAATGTATTTACGTATTAGAAGCACACATACAAGCGAGTGCAACGTATGCGAGTAAGTATAGGAGCATAGCACAGAAATCGAACCGTGTGTGTATAATTTGGTAATGTATGTACTCATATTCCACTTACTTATGCACTCAAATGCATTCGTGCTTTGATAGCTGCAGTAAGCGCTCTCAACTAAGTACATACTAAACTTcaaatacatgcacacaagtacgtatataaattcacttaaTCCTTAAATGTGCTTTCtattcatacacatacatgcgcatGGTACACAGTTACATATACATTTAGCGCTTTTGTGCCGGTGATTGCGCCATAAATTCTGCATAATTTCTGATTTAGAAGATTTTCTGGATTTTCTCGCTCGCTTTTGTTCTCTGTCGCATCGAGTCGCATAAAAATCTCGTGACGTTTTGGTGTTGCTGTCAATGATTAGCCGGAGCGCTTAATTAATTGTGCAGTGGCGTTTCAGCAAATTGGGTGACCATAGAGGGAGACGAAGAATGTTGATGGTGGTGGTGCCTTTTGTGCAGTGAGTACTTCGAAGTGAAGTGGCTTTGTTACTTTGAAGCGTAGAAATATTTGTGGCGAGATGGCTTACAAACTTGCTTACACATACATAGGAATGTTTacgcatacatatttaaaatatgtttgcatatgtatatgagcAGAGCCACCTACGCATGTGGCACTATCTGGAGCATGCGCATATTTTGCAAACCTCTTAAAGTTCAGCGAATATTTGTTGagtttaaaatattgttttgaataCTAAGACTTGTAGAGCAAAAGGTCTGGgacatttttgaaattcaaatttttttaaataaaaggacTCCTGTCtccaattttctaaaatttccaaTCACATAATAACTGACTCGTTTTAAAACAGGATTTGTCCTTCTCGCAAGAAAAAAAGGATAAGAGAAAAATTCAAGCAATTTGAAGCTTTATTAAAAGACATCCCAAAAAGAGGCTTATGAAAGTTTTTAAGTAggtttccttaaattttttaaaaatttaaaacttattggaacattggaattatttttaaaaactaaaaatttggaagaaaaatgAAACTATTATAGTTTTTCATAACTTAAAAGAAAACGAACACAAACTTAACACAAAAGATTagttaaagaaaactaaaaaaacagaaattaaggaaaatcaaatagaacattttttcttcatttcttcacgtaatacaatttattaaataaaaaaaaaaaaaatatgcaagatTTTTCCTCTTAAATGTTTAAGAGCATTGAACTGCTGGAGAaagttcttcaaaatatttaattctttcaagaaaaaatttaaataaacttagatGAAAGGTTTCgtcgaattttttaaaaacttacaaCATCGGTTACAAAGGGTGATTAAGTTTTGAGGGCCGGTGTTGAATGAAAACAACTcctttaggaaattattgtcatttctctttattatgatactattggtatggttcaattacgttttgaataaaatataggcCAAATGGCTattgcggcctcggcggcacacctccatccgatggtccaattttcgatgacgttgaggcataattgaggttctatgccgttaatgtgccgaattatctcatcctttagttcttgaattgttgctgagttatccacgtacaccttttctttcaaataactccaaagaaagaagtacaaccgggtcaaatcgcatgatcttggcggccaattgacatcgccgcggcatgagattattcggtcatcaaatttttcgcgcaaaagagccattgtttcgttagctgtgtgacaagtggcaccgcccTGTTGAAAGCAcacatcgtccacatccatatctgcCAATTCGAGCCACAAAAAGTTCGTCATCatttcacgatagcgaacaatattcacagtaactgcctgaccggcctcattttggaaaaaatacggcccaatgatgccgccggcccataaaccgcaccaaacagtcactctttgtgggtgcattggtttttcgacaatcactcttggatttcattcgcccaaatgcggcaattctgcttactgacgaatccactgaggtgaaaatgtgcctcatcacttaagatgattttcttcgaaaattggtcattcactgttgccatttcctgccaccattttgACCATTGACGATACTTGACAtagtcaagaggctttagttcttgagtcaattgcatattgcaagcgtgtaaatgcaagtctttatgcataatgttcatcaacgactagcgtgagaggtgcaattgttgggcacgacgacgagttgaggtggacggctctttaaccacactatcgcgaacagcagcaatattttctgcagtacgagctgtacgagcacgcactggtgttttcacatctcctacagacccggtttgctcaaacttttgcacaaattttaccgattgtacgcacatttggattATTAAAttcaccgaaaaaatcacgaagtgcgcgatatgcattttggtttgaacgcccgttttcacaataagcctgaataactttaacgcgttgctcgattatataTCTCTCTATGCTCCAAATtgaattagtttaaaattggaaaacgtcaaatgaaatgcagaaaaagcttgGCGTTAAGGtctggttcacattcaacataggCCCTTGAAATTgtccaaaaacaaataataaatttttcctaaatattAGAATTCATAGTCatgcaattaaaataaagaaaaatttaatagtttgctttagtttattaacaaaaattcgcagttttcgagaaaaaaatgtatgtaaaactttttacttaaaaaagttaaaaattctttgaaataattaaattaagaattccttaaatttaaaaaaaccgtaCATTCAGAGGTAAAGTATAATGAAGATACATGATTTCTAGAAAAACCAATACAAATTCTAAATGCGctctaaatagtttttaaatcttccaaaattttttaatagaataacgcaaaattaatttttaaaaagttatgtaaaattaaaaaaaactattattttctctttttctacttttataaaaaaatttttttaattaatatatactaaatcaaaaattataaattgaaaacttttaaaaaataaaaaataaaaatcttaaattccTTGAATTGAAATAGACAAAGGCACTGACAGAAAAAATTCTTTCCAAGAAATGTTAAAGCTCACAGATGTAGAACGAAATTTCATTTCACCAAAACTTTATTAATTTgaggaaaaattgtattttacaaacttgaaataataatataactaTTCTTATACGCAAAAAAGAAAGCACTAACTGCAAGAACCTtcggccaaaaaaaaaagttgtatttttctaaaattgtgctaaatatttatgtttctcAAGGAGGAAGGCTATTTTAGCTCAAAAAACGCTTGCCAAGAAACTTTCGAGTTTACTACATCTCGTTCAGCCATTGGTGATGCGGAACAAAATACCTGAGGAAGGGCTCAAATGCTGGCGGCCAAGCACAACTAACCACATTAGAGGTCGCAATGCACAATGGACTAAAAAACTGTATCTTGTTCAAGATTTaactatattttgaaataaagtttGATTAGATTTATAATAAGGAATTATTTAAAtcttgggtagtcgaaaaagtcttttcgtatttctaataaaacttcaactcattttttttatatttatattgaactttattaaacccaatatgtaccattttggtcgaccaccttttgccatttttcttctagagacagtattccatcagtgtaaaacttttgtggtttctcggcgaaaaactgcgacatgtaattttcacaggcttctcttcaagccaactttactccattaagggagttctgcattgaccgaaacaaatggtagttcgatggtgcaaggtcagggctatatggtggatgcatcaaaacttctcagccaagctctcccagtttttgccgagttatcaaagatgtgtgtggcctaacgttgtcctgatggaagacgacgccctttctgctgatcagttctggccgttttttttgattgattgcttcaatctcatcagttgttgacagtaaagagtagaatcaatcgttcgagcaggctggagcagctcatagtggatgattcctttccaatcccaccaaacacacagcataacctttcgaggcgccAATcttggctttgcgaccatttgttgagcttcaccacccttgcaccatgatctttttcgcacattattgtcgtatttgtcCACTTTtttctcctgttaccattcgcttcagaaatggttcgatttcatttcgtttcagcaaagaatcgcagatattaattcggtccattaaatttttcacagacaattcaggTGGTAcgcaaacatcgagcttctttttgtaaccagccttttttaaatggttcaaaaccgtttgatgacgaatgtttagtgccttggcgatgtcatggcagcttatgtgacggtcctagtcaatcttttccataatttcattaactttttcaacgataggtcgaccggagcgaggtgcatctttcacatcgaaatttccagaacggacgcgagcgaaccattgttgtgctacaagaactgatacagcatcgtctccgtaaacttcacaaatttctttggtggcttgcgtggcattcttccatttaaaaaaaaaaaatttcaaaatatagcgaatttcttcattatttttactcatttttgaacagctataactttttttcaacttctccgaatttaattttttctagttaAAAGAAGCTTAAAATGTGTCACCTTTCTAataccatatgatatgacacaatgtgattggtagcactggagatagatgactccaacgacatctattgacaaaatacgaaaagactttttcgactaccgaATATATTGGAAACTtgtaaaaaattactaatataaatatttgcaaaggTCTATGAAAGTATTTCaggaataaaattttatgtgtatgcaattttcaatacaatttttggtaaaaatttcaatgcattatattttcaaaatagaGAAATATGGCAACAGTTATGAAAATgggttgcttttttttttgccggtgaggttgggttaaacaTGCCTTCGTACCATATAGTAACCATCGCTACTACGTGTgcggtgattccactaaaaatatccgacctcttctcttggattttttctTCCACCACgagactgcttccgcattgctttgaggtagagggccaagccgaaatttgcgacggcatccattttttcttcgtctatcatcattttctcgataatttcttcaggtgtaaatacaccaatagctcgttgtagacctgttctctctacgttccacctctcgcatttaaagaagacgtgctccgcatcatcatagtCAGTATATCCATATATGCCATTTGATAGGCTTACTTTTCCCATTCggcacaaatacttgcgaaaggacccatgtgcggacaaaaactgtgtgaggtagtaGTTAACCtgaccgtgctttctttctaattttttagatcgggtactagtctcgctgtccatctaccataccgttcagagttccatcttgcctgccaaagtgtgagtatttgaactctaatatcggagaagtgtggtactgggattcctgagattttttgcctcccatctctgTTTGCGCTCTTGtactagaatatctatagggatggttccgctgataactaacaacTAAcagcttcagatactgttctgtatgacgaagccactctgagagcgcaggtgcgttgcacagattgcagagttttccgccggcattgcactcTTAGCGAATTTGCCCAAATTTAGCATCCGTATGAAAGAATGGAGTTCGTCGTGACCATtcaaagttttcgcttgtttcgcaaggtttgccatgagcttatttaacatgccgcttacgttggaagctcttgtggcagcatggtttatatgcgcccagtaggttagccttgtgtctaattgcactcctaggtacttgaccactctttttgtcgacaAAGTGGCATGGAGTACTTGtatatctacttctaatgggatacgtctgttgcttagaaggattagctctgtttgaCCAGCTTTAATCCATGATCTTTTAGCCATatctgaactcggatcatcacctgatttaacttccttttggcttcatcagtgtttcgagcgattattacagctgcaatgcCATCTGCGTATCCCGCTAAATGCGCATTctcaggcatctctattcgaaggatttcatcgcAGCTTATTTCAAAATTCAGGTCCGAGTACAGATCTTTGGGCCGctcctgctgttatttgtttagtcttacACCCTTCTCACGTTTtgtataagagcacgcgattgcttagatagctacgaataatcttcaatagattattcgggatcttgaattttacctttaaggcttgaattacgtcgtcccaacttaaacttttgaaagcatttctaatatcgAGTGTGGGTAGTAATACtaagcgtttggagtatcgattacctgcctgggcatgttctacgctagctattacatcttggatggctcctaaggtagatctgccacttctaaCACCATGCTGCCTGTCAGACAGGCCGCCACTCTTCTCTACGGCTTCGAAAGTGGGTTAGCGAAGGCACATGAGGCGGGTAGCAGCAGGGGAgctgcaatttttatttgttttataattcttttaattGTCCTTTAAAGTGCCAATGTTTATTTTTGCACCAAAAGTAcagtcaaaaaaccaaaaaaaaactctgCTCGTAGTATTTTGGCTCTACTGCTGTTACCTCTGTACTGTACCTTAGGGTTAactgacttttttttgttttcgtttaggAAAACTATTATATACAACTTAATATGTTTGAACATATCATATATACAAAAACACtcatataaaactttttatatatttttctcattGCAGTCTCCACAGTTTGTTGCACATCTTAAACTACGCAATTTTATCACTTTCTACAATTCAGTGTTACTGAATCCAAAGTGTACAAAAAAGGtgccaaatattcaaaataaattagcaATGCAATTaagaaagttataaaaaataaaaaaattgttaaaaagttcaaaacgaAGTATAAATTTCGGCAGGCAAACGCAAGTGAGTGAGAACTTGCATAACTTCAAAACCACAAAATAGGTTACAAACACAAACGCAGTCTGGAAGTGATGACGTCATGAGACCGACATTCGATCGACGCCTCTGGATATTACTGTACATTCTACTGATACAATgtgagtaaaattttaattccacTGTTCATGTCACATACGATGAAATTATCTCCTCTACGAGATGTTGTAATATGTGAGCGAGGTATAATATTGAACCGCAGCTAACTTATGTTAGCTGCAATAAACTTTCCTTTTCTTTTGGATGTCAACAGGTGTAGTCATACTTTTTAACATAAGCAAATTATTAAGGAAGTAATTTCcagatacaaaaaaatcaaattaaaaataaaaattagcaataaaacattttttggcgcccgagcagggacagtCGGTCCAGTTTTTAAGTTGAACACCAGAATCAacctaatattatttaaattttcttaataattttgtcTAATATGGATCAGGTAAATGTACTTACAGAAATTCAAACGCATTTGCTGTGCGAGCTGACGAAGCTTAAAGAAAAGGCACATGGGCTGCGTCCGGAAACGCTGTCTCAGGGGTATATTAGGGTGATTAGTGAAAGAGTAGATCATTTATATACATCCTTTATAAAAAACCATGAACAAATAATTAGGTCTATAAAGGATGAGGGCGTGTGTGTTGATGAAATTCCATACGTGACTAGTGCAACTTTTGATAGCTTCGAAGACTTATATTTCACCTTTAAAGGGTTTTTGTATGATTCTATGCCAGCCTGCTCTACAGCTTCACCGGTGGCATTGAACAGTACATTTGTGGCTCCTTCCCATCGAAATGATACATTTTACAGTGACGCTAAATTACCGAAAATCTCCGTACCAAATTTCTCGGGTGATTATTTGGAATGGTTTTCCTTTCGTGATCTTTATACTTCTCTTGTGCATAATAACAGTGCACtcagtaaaattcagaaaatgtattatttaaaaaattgtgtcacTGGAGAAGCTGCACGTCTTATCAAACATATTTTCGCAACCGAAGCAAACTATGATCTTGCTTGGAAAACATTAGAGGATAGATTCCATAATAAGCGTGCTATTGTTGACACAtggttaaaaaagttattcgcgaTACCAAAGTGCATTGTAGCTTCGCACTCAGCAATTCGAACACTTTTGGACACTACTAAAGAATGTATTGCTTCATTAACCAACCTTAATGTCTCAACCACAAATTGGGACCCCCTTATAGTCCATTTGACCATTCAGAAGCTAGATTCTGAGACGAGAAAGGATTGGGAAAAGTCATTACAGGCCTCCAGAGAGCTTCCTACTTTGGAACAACTCATTAGGTTTTTGGAGACATGCTTTCGTACTTTGGAAACTCTCAATGTAGACAATACTCAAAAACTTAAGTCGGCGAATATTCCTCAACGCCAACTGGTACGAAATTTCAACATAACAAACTCAAGCAAAAGTGAAAACTCTATTTCTTGCTTATGTTGTAAGAAATCGCATCGCCTCTTTAAGTGCTGGGTATTTAGGGCTTATACGCCCACAGaaagaaaacaatttgttaCTCGTAATTCGTTATGTCGCAACTGTCTTTTTCCTGGACATTCGGCAAGCGATTGCACTTCTAATCATACGTGCAGCGTATGTAATCGCAAACATCATACTTTATTACATGAAGTTTTTTCAGACTCACAACCTGCTGAGTCAGTCACTCCATCTCGTACTAAGCAGATACAAGGGCTCCATGTAACTGCTCCTTTCTCTTCGCAGGAGTGCAAACGTGAAGTTCTACTTGcaactattattttaaaaatcgacACGCCTAATGGTGCTGTATCCGCACGAGCCTTATTAGATCAAGGATCTCAAGGCACATTCGTTACAGAGCAATTTATACAATTATATAAATTACCATGCCGTTCCACTTCTTTACAAGTGCGTGGGGTAAACACGCAGCagaaaaattgtgtaaagaAATTAGCGTATCTTAAACTGTATTCCTGCGTAGAATACGATTATACACTACATGCAAAGGCATATGTCTTACCCAAGTTTCGTTCATATCTGCCACAACAGAGTTTTATTCCATTACAGCTTAGTTCTGATATTTCAAATATTCCTCTAGCGGATCCTGAATATTTCAAATCACGTTCCATAGATCTTATCTTGGGCGCTGATGTATATGGTTTTCTAATGAAAGACGCTCAAATAAAAACTGATAGTGGACTTATTTACCAAAATACTCATTTTGGATGGGTTATCTCCGGACCAATGTCAACATCGGTTAATATTGAAACAATAAATACACATCTTTGTCATATAGATGATCAGCTTAAGCGTTTTTGGGAGCAAGAAGAATTGCCAAACATAAGACCGCAATCTGCTGAAGATATAGCCACTGAACAACACTTCATTTCTACACACTTAAGGGATAACACGGGTCGATATATTGTATCGCTTCCTTTCCGAGCTGAGCTTAATGGGAAACCAGTACCAGAGTTTCATAATTCTCATTTAGGTGCTTTAATTAGACTAAAGAATATGGAGCGGGTGTTTGCCAGAAACCCAAACTTCCAAATTGCTTACCTAAAGTTTATGAGAGAGTATCAAGATTTAGGGCATATGGAGTTGGTTGGAGAATACCCCAAAAATCTTACTCCGCTTTCATATTATTTGCCACACCATGGCGTAGAAAAGCTTAGTAGCACAACCACAAAGCTGCGCGTTGTATTTGATGGTTCGAGTAAGTACCAAAATAATCGATCACTTAACGAGGAACTGGTGGCCGGACCTGTATTACATTCCGATTTACACCAAATAATACTTCGTTGGCGTAGGCATAAAATAGCTATGTGCTCTGacatagaaaaaatgtttaggcAAATTGTTGTAAACCCTGATCACcaacgttttcaaaatattctctggAGAGAATCTGTAAAGGatcctataaaaatatataaattaaaaactgtaACCTATGGTACAACTTCCGCTCCCTTTCTTTCTATCAGGACATTACAACAGCTTGCAAAGGATGAGTCTGATACCTACGCACTAGCCTCAGAAGTATTGTTACGCGACATTTGTGTCGATGACGTTATAACTGGGGCAGACAGTCTTTCCGAGGCTTTTCATCTGCAACAAGAATTATGTGCACTACTAAAGGCTGGAGGATTTTGTTTGAGGAAATGGTCTTCAAATTGCGCTGATCTTCTTCAATCAATCCCTAAAGAAATGAAAGAATTTTCTACTGCAGTATCACTTAGTGATGCAGATTTCATTAAATCTTTAGGATTACAATGGCATCCAGTGGGTGACTACTTTTCGTTCGTTGTTTCTTTCCCAATACCTGATAAAACTACCAAACGAAGTTTATTATCTGATGCGTCAAAATTATTTGACCCTCTTGGATGGTTAGCACCAACAACCATAATAGCTAAAATTATGTTTCAAAAGTTGTGGCGTCTTGGTATTAGTTGGGATGATGAGCTTCCTAATTATATAAAAAGCGAATGGCTCGAGTATCGCAAAGCGCTTCCttgtttagaaaatattaaaattgacagGTTTATAGGCACTTCAAAATCAAGGCGATGCTGTTTACATGGTTTTTGTGATGCATCGCAAGTTGCTTATGCAGCCGTGGTTTACTCGAGAACAATTATGGAAAATGGAGAAGTTGTTGTGCAACTGCTTCAGAGTAAGACAAGGGTGGCTCCCGTAAAATTACTCACAATACCTAAGCTGGAACTCTGCGCATCTCATTTACTTGCCCAACTGGTAGATAAGGTAGTGAAATCTTTGCAGGGgtgtgttgaaaatattgctttgtGGAGCGATAGTACGACAGTTTTAGCGTGGATTAGAGCGGAGCCGATTCGTTGGACAGTGTTTGTAGCAAACCGCGTAGCAGAGATTCAGCGTCTTACAAACGTCAGCCAGTGGCGATATATTCCTACATCCGACAACCCCGCAGATTGTGCAACGAAAGGCATTCTACCAGACAATTT
The sequence above is drawn from the Anastrepha obliqua isolate idAnaObli1 chromosome 4, idAnaObli1_1.0, whole genome shotgun sequence genome and encodes:
- the LOC129244343 gene encoding uncharacterized protein LOC129244343 codes for the protein MDQVNVLTEIQTHLLCELTKLKEKAHGLRPETLSQGYIRVISERVDHLYTSFIKNHEQIIRSIKDEGVCVDEIPYVTSATFDSFEDLYFTFKGFLYDSMPACSTASPVALNSTFVAPSHRNDTFYSDAKLPKISVPNFSGDYLEWFSFRDLYTSLVHNNSALSKIQKMYYLKNCVTGEAARLIKHIFATEANYDLAWKTLEDRFHNKRAIVDTWLKKLFAIPKCIVASHSAIRTLLDTTKECIASLTNLNVSTTNWDPLIVHLTIQKLDSETRKDWEKSLQASRELPTLEQLIRFLETCFRTLETLNVDNTQKLKSANIPQRQLVRNFNITNSSKSENSISCLCCKKSHRLFKCWVFRAYTPTERKQFVTRNSLCRNCLFPGHSASDCTSNHTCSVCNRKHHTLLHEVFSDSQPAESVTPSRTKQIQGLHVTAPFSSQECKREVLLATIILKIDTPNGAVSARALLDQGSQGTFVTEQFIQLYKLPCRSTSLQVRGVNTQQKNCVKKLAYLKLYSCVEYDYTLHAKAYVLPKFRSYLPQQSFIPLQLSSDISNIPLADPEYFKSRSIDLILGADVYGFLMKDAQIKTDSGLIYQNTHFGWVISGPMSTSVNIETINTHLCHIDDQLKRFWEQEELPNIRPQSAEDIATEQHFISTHLRDNTGRYIVSLPFRAELNGKPVPEFHNSHLGALIRLKNMERVFARNPNFQIAYLKFMREYQDLGHMELVGEYPKNLTPLSYYLPHHGVEKLSSTTTKLRVVFDGSSKYQNNRSLNEELVAGPVLHSDLHQIILRWRRHKIAMCSDIEKMFRQIVVNPDHQRFQNILWRESVKDPIKIYKLKTVTYGTTSAPFLSIRTLQQLAKDESDTYALASEVLLRDICVDDVITGADSLSEAFHLQQELCALLKAGGFCKTISVTAYIFRFYYNATSQPRRFGNLTAAELKSAFNRLLYLSQRYEYHEEIKQLLQTDAHTRTLHGGIQLMITFIRRNYWIPNARRIAEIVLKRCLVCFRYTAKVAEQLMGQIPAVRLTPARPFLHSGVDFAGPIDVRQSSLRNARTSKGYICIFLCMVSKAVHLECVSSLSTEAFIAAFRRFISRRGKCTQLYSDCGTNFVGASSLLHTMHQRNTASIPEDLRACFASEGTTWNFIPPASPHFGGLWEAGVKSTKFHLKRVLQDRVLNFEELTTLLYQIEACLNSRPLCPLNEDEENCDALTPGHFLIGEPTLNIPDENLLDFATSGLSRWRMVERLKQHFWRRWYSEYLSRLQSRPKWTTTRINAKIGDLVLMYDERCPPGRWPLARIVEMHPGPDGLTRVVTLKCKGKFFKRPIRKICFLPNVNPSKLTEDRIVEGSNDTAVSRGTAIQPGDKPITSNGSAGNNSNFSV